In Pleurocapsa sp. PCC 7319, the following are encoded in one genomic region:
- a CDS encoding PhoH family protein gives MKKIFVIDTNVILHDPTAILRFEDNEIVLPIAVVEELDRFKKQPEMTGRNAREVARILDKLRQAGHLTTGVTLDSGGTLRVALSDRETLKKLPPELSGDFADNSILAVGIQCKQQCQCPVIVISKDTNLRIKADALGLNAQDYETDKVDVKDLYTGTKEVLVDADKITEFFKHGSITLEQEFLPNQDLTLVDQAKPSHTALAMVEGKSNKIVPLITLPKLGVSRIQPRNREQRFALNLLLQDSIKLVTLVGKAGTGKTLLAIAAGLQKVADEKIYTRLLISRPVVPMGKDIGFLPGDINEKLTPWMQPLYDNFDLIFGTQDTKEKPGHWRRGHEELIEMGLLQIEPLTYIRGRTIPQQFMIIDEAQNLTPHEVKTIITRAGEGTKIVLTGDPDQIDNPYIDAASNGLTYLVERFKYEPLAGHITLTKGERSSLAERAAALL, from the coding sequence ATGAAAAAAATCTTTGTTATTGATACCAATGTAATACTTCACGATCCCACAGCCATTTTAAGGTTTGAAGACAATGAAATAGTCTTACCGATCGCCGTGGTCGAAGAATTAGACCGCTTTAAAAAACAACCAGAAATGACTGGTCGTAATGCGCGAGAAGTAGCCCGAATCCTAGATAAGCTGCGCCAAGCAGGTCATCTAACTACAGGAGTAACTTTGGATAGCGGTGGTACATTACGAGTTGCTCTAAGCGATCGCGAAACTCTTAAAAAACTTCCCCCCGAATTAAGCGGTGACTTTGCTGATAATTCTATTTTGGCAGTGGGTATACAGTGTAAACAACAGTGCCAATGTCCTGTAATTGTGATCAGTAAGGATACTAACCTACGGATTAAAGCTGATGCCTTAGGACTTAATGCCCAAGACTATGAAACCGACAAAGTGGACGTAAAAGATCTCTATACTGGCACTAAAGAGGTATTAGTTGACGCAGACAAGATTACTGAATTTTTTAAACATGGTTCTATTACTCTCGAACAAGAATTCTTACCTAATCAAGATCTTACTTTAGTAGATCAAGCTAAACCATCTCATACAGCATTAGCAATGGTAGAGGGTAAGAGTAATAAAATTGTTCCTCTGATTACCCTACCTAAATTGGGAGTGTCTCGAATTCAACCCCGCAACCGAGAACAACGTTTTGCGCTCAATTTGCTATTACAGGATTCGATCAAGCTAGTGACTCTAGTAGGAAAAGCCGGAACTGGTAAAACTTTATTAGCGATCGCCGCAGGATTACAAAAGGTAGCTGATGAAAAGATATACACAAGGCTCCTCATTTCTCGTCCAGTAGTACCAATGGGCAAAGACATCGGTTTTCTTCCAGGAGATATTAACGAAAAGCTAACTCCCTGGATGCAACCTCTCTATGATAATTTCGATTTGATCTTTGGCACTCAAGATACCAAAGAAAAGCCAGGACATTGGCGCAGAGGACATGAAGAATTGATCGAGATGGGACTGTTGCAAATTGAACCCTTAACCTACATCCGTGGTCGCACTATTCCCCAGCAATTTATGATTATTGACGAAGCCCAAAACCTGACTCCCCATGAGGTAAAAACCATTATTACCCGTGCAGGGGAAGGAACAAAAATAGTATTAACAGGCGATCCGGATCAGATAGACAATCCTTATATTGATGCTGCTAGTAATGGGCTAACTTATTTGGTAGAAAGATTTAAGTATGAACCTTTGGCCGGTCATATTACCCTCACTAAAGGGGAGCGATCGAGTTTAGCTGAACGAGCAGCAGCATTACTATGA
- a CDS encoding DUF2256 domain-containing protein yields the protein MARQRKKSDLPTKVCPVCDRPFTWRKKWSQCWDEVKYCSDRCRRRKQSNN from the coding sequence ATGGCTCGTCAGCGTAAAAAATCCGATCTTCCGACTAAAGTTTGTCCAGTATGCGATCGCCCTTTTACTTGGCGCAAAAAATGGTCACAATGTTGGGATGAAGTTAAATATTGTTCAGATCGCTGTCGCCGTCGCAAGCAATCTAATAATTAG
- a CDS encoding aspartoacylase: MIKSNHKSKQIRHVAIVGGTHGNEITGIKLAEKFLESPQLIKRSSFSAKAYLANPQAIRLNTRYIEQDLNRQFLLEDLKNLHLNGYEELLAKSIYRDLQQNQTDLVIDLHSTTAAMDLTLILSQADPWLFHLAAYLTAINPLVKVVLPSASENSQRLRSCCDLGMTIEVGAIAHGTFDPGLVEKTEALIHNILDYIEYWNNNQTIDYPETFTLFNSFKAVGYPKNLSGEICANVHPQLLAQDYLPLKPYSPLFLSLDRTNITVDSGNCTVYPIFIAEESYVEQDIAMVLTNKQTISLSTYSHSN; this comes from the coding sequence ATGATTAAGTCCAACCATAAGTCGAAGCAGATTAGGCACGTCGCAATTGTCGGTGGAACTCATGGTAATGAAATCACGGGGATTAAATTAGCCGAAAAATTTCTCGAATCTCCTCAGCTGATTAAACGTTCTAGTTTTAGTGCTAAAGCCTATCTTGCCAACCCTCAAGCGATTAGGCTCAATACCCGCTATATTGAGCAAGATCTCAACCGGCAATTTTTACTCGAAGATCTGAAAAATCTCCATCTAAACGGATACGAAGAATTACTGGCAAAATCAATTTATCGTGATTTACAGCAGAATCAAACAGATTTAGTCATCGATTTACATAGTACTACCGCAGCTATGGACTTGACCTTGATTTTATCTCAAGCAGATCCTTGGCTATTCCATCTAGCAGCTTATCTTACTGCTATAAATCCCCTGGTAAAAGTTGTTTTGCCTTCGGCATCTGAAAATAGTCAACGCTTGAGAAGTTGCTGTGATTTAGGGATGACGATTGAAGTAGGGGCGATCGCTCATGGAACTTTCGATCCTGGCTTGGTTGAGAAAACTGAAGCTTTGATTCATAATATTCTCGATTATATAGAGTACTGGAACAATAATCAGACTATTGACTATCCTGAAACTTTTACTTTATTCAATTCTTTTAAAGCAGTTGGATATCCCAAAAACTTATCAGGAGAAATTTGCGCAAATGTTCATCCTCAACTCCTAGCCCAAGACTACTTACCTTTAAAACCCTATTCCCCTCTTTTTTTAAGCCTCGATCGCACTAATATTACTGTTGATTCAGGTAATTGTACTGTTTATCCCATCTTTATTGCTGAAGAAAGTTATGTCGAACAAGATATCGCCATGGTGTTAACTAATAAACAAACAATTTCTTTAAGCACTTATAGTCATTCGAATTAA
- a CDS encoding RNA methyltransferase, translating to MNHNLLANIKIVLVEPAGALNLGSIARIMKNMGLTRLVLVNPRCDPSSEDARIMAVHAVDILENAQIVDSLPAALTGCQRAIATTVRSRSVPIKLEPPSVALPWLMSPHIQSALLFGAEDRGLSNDELKYAQRFVCIQSSPIYPSLNLAQAIAICSYELYQTWLKLSNSPQATPRSQSEQVTGELASTNVPIDVLEGYYQHLEAVLLEIGYLYPHTAAVKMEKFRRLYNKANLQPEEVAMLRGILRQVRWATQNKSKSLDN from the coding sequence ATGAATCACAACCTGTTAGCGAACATAAAAATTGTTTTGGTTGAACCTGCGGGGGCATTAAATCTGGGTTCAATTGCCCGAATCATGAAAAACATGGGATTAACTCGGTTAGTTTTAGTCAATCCTCGATGTGATCCCAGTTCGGAAGATGCCCGAATTATGGCAGTACACGCTGTAGATATCTTGGAAAATGCCCAAATTGTTGATAGTTTACCTGCTGCCTTAACTGGATGCCAAAGAGCGATCGCCACTACGGTTCGTTCTCGTAGTGTGCCAATTAAGCTTGAACCACCATCAGTCGCTCTTCCCTGGCTGATGTCACCCCATATTCAATCTGCCTTATTATTTGGGGCAGAGGATCGAGGTTTGAGTAATGATGAATTAAAGTATGCCCAAAGGTTTGTCTGTATTCAGTCCAGCCCTATTTATCCTTCACTGAATTTAGCTCAAGCGATCGCCATCTGTAGCTATGAACTTTATCAAACTTGGTTAAAGCTGAGTAATAGTCCCCAAGCAACTCCTAGATCTCAATCAGAGCAAGTTACAGGAGAGTTAGCATCTACTAATGTACCAATAGACGTATTAGAAGGATACTATCAGCATCTTGAAGCAGTATTACTGGAAATTGGCTATCTTTATCCCCATACTGCTGCGGTTAAGATGGAAAAATTTCGTCGTTTGTATAATAAAGCTAATCTGCAACCAGAAGAGGTGGCAATGTTGAGGGGTATACTGCGTCAAGTTCGCTGGGCAACCCAAAATAAATCTAAGTCACTGGATAATTAG
- a CDS encoding serine hydrolase, with the protein MFPMELGVNRKGNPPHFSPAQANKVSHNHQATLPKKSSLNRRKRKNSSFKNQASKIGKRKLSQDNNAKQNLQLKRNLSAKKSTNFKSKSKRKNHQHQRKNPLRNFFWLTIYALTIIVATSTILGTAIAITKSLNITSPESNSANLTVPENAQNKAELEKLFKVSSLGKEISLLKVELEKLAEQYPQLEPEMFLVDLDTKGFVSLQGNKAIASASTIKLPILVAFFQDLDRGKIHLEEQLTLTEEIIGSGSGNMQYQEPGTKFSALEVADKMITISDNTATNMLIQRLGGQEALNQRFMDMGLTATRLQNPLPDLEGTNTTSPEDLGNLLVKIDSGELISLRSRDRLLHIMNNVVRDTLLPQGLESGAIIAHKTGDIKSVLGDAGIIDMPNGKRYIASVLVKRPDNDPQAKEFIQKASQTAYQYFKKHSQTSSFSLDKDD; encoded by the coding sequence ATGTTTCCCATGGAGTTAGGAGTGAATCGCAAAGGCAACCCCCCCCATTTTTCACCAGCGCAGGCTAACAAGGTTAGCCACAATCATCAGGCTACTCTCCCAAAAAAATCCAGCTTAAATAGAAGGAAGAGAAAAAACTCCTCGTTCAAAAATCAAGCATCGAAAATAGGTAAACGAAAACTCTCTCAAGATAATAACGCTAAACAAAACCTCCAGTTGAAACGTAATTTGTCAGCCAAAAAATCTACTAATTTCAAATCCAAGAGCAAGAGAAAAAATCATCAGCATCAAAGGAAAAACCCGTTACGAAATTTTTTCTGGTTAACCATTTACGCCCTGACAATCATCGTTGCTACTAGCACGATTTTGGGTACAGCGATCGCCATTACTAAATCTTTGAACATTACGAGTCCTGAATCCAATTCAGCTAACCTAACTGTCCCAGAAAATGCCCAAAATAAAGCGGAATTGGAAAAGTTATTTAAAGTTTCTTCCTTGGGCAAAGAAATAAGTCTACTCAAGGTGGAGTTAGAAAAGCTAGCTGAACAGTATCCTCAGCTCGAACCAGAAATGTTTCTAGTAGACCTTGATACGAAAGGATTTGTGAGTCTGCAAGGCAATAAGGCAATAGCTTCTGCTAGCACGATTAAATTACCTATCTTAGTTGCTTTCTTTCAGGATCTAGATCGAGGAAAAATCCACCTGGAAGAGCAACTAACTTTGACTGAAGAAATTATTGGTAGTGGTTCTGGTAACATGCAGTACCAAGAGCCTGGTACAAAATTTTCTGCCCTAGAAGTTGCGGATAAAATGATCACTATTAGTGATAACACTGCCACTAATATGTTGATTCAACGTCTTGGAGGACAAGAAGCGTTAAACCAAAGATTTATGGATATGGGTTTAACTGCAACTCGGTTACAGAATCCTTTACCAGATTTAGAAGGAACTAATACTACTTCTCCTGAAGACTTAGGTAATTTGTTAGTCAAGATTGATAGTGGAGAATTAATTTCTTTGCGATCGCGAGATCGTCTGCTACACATTATGAACAATGTGGTTAGAGATACTCTTCTACCCCAAGGCTTAGAATCAGGGGCAATTATTGCTCACAAAACAGGAGATATCAAATCGGTATTAGGCGACGCAGGAATTATTGATATGCCCAACGGTAAACGTTATATTGCGTCAGTCTTAGTTAAACGTCCTGATAACGATCCTCAAGCCAAAGAGTTTATTCAAAAAGCATCGCAGACTGCCTATCAGTACTTTAAAAAGCATTCTCAAACAAGCTCTTTTTCCTTAGATAAGGATGATTAA
- a CDS encoding alkaline phosphatase D family protein, whose amino-acid sequence MPALKSATQYLPDLEQLPLIIAGPMLRHIQADSVTVWLALIKPSTVTLKIYSTEDGRGAILDKLLFQGQRKTVALGKNFHVVAVTAKPDEEEQLSPGQIYAYDLYCDCDQVDLNTAIKAQNNDYSLSYFPHQLPTFALPPKDLNCLNIIHGSCRKPHGGGRDTLSCLDNLIQDSAPIADKRPHQLFLTGDQIYGDDVANPMLWLTQGVNKLLFGWSEELPLQEGTMLADEFPPSKRSAISRIEGGMTAMLSGKSEKAKSHLFSFGEYAAAYLLAWSPVFMPDHLPLGESLLLDRQQAKVWNQEIKDTESFIEDLASVRRALANVPVYTICDDHDVSDDWYLNREWCDRVLGKPLGKRIVQNALLAYAIFQAWGNTPQYFAPGTGGEKLLQLASRWLQSAGQDMSAKIECDRYLGIPENDETTGLPQMQPDEDVVILSRKKETIPWHYTVYGSSHEVIVLDTRTWRGYDPDPDKKLEPPMLLSHHAFEQQLLIPLETQPPHIQATIVVLPTNLVALGIIDHIQQFELSRNRVFSNDVGDSWNFHQEAFTILLLNLCQQRDRVVILSGDIHYSCAVRIVHWDNNSLETTVLVQLTSSAIKNSELATRLIHTKLKSLLPETTERWLGWNQPLKLVKLLQPSWWRTKQSLNNQSPPPDWQYRIEWFKRQPSQSLPWKQTSLKTQKSNPWHKLITQIISWVWRNRWVQEGREVVGRNNLSLVKFRWSRTKTVVQETYWHPPWNDRGTVKSSYEIPLESD is encoded by the coding sequence TTGCCTGCATTAAAATCTGCTACTCAATATTTACCCGATTTGGAGCAACTTCCCTTAATCATTGCTGGTCCAATGTTGCGCCATATACAAGCCGACTCGGTTACTGTTTGGCTCGCGTTAATCAAGCCCAGTACAGTCACTTTAAAGATCTACAGCACTGAAGATGGTCGAGGAGCAATTCTAGATAAATTATTGTTTCAAGGACAGCGTAAGACCGTTGCCTTAGGTAAAAATTTTCATGTAGTAGCAGTAACCGCTAAACCCGACGAAGAAGAGCAGTTATCACCGGGGCAAATATATGCTTACGATTTATATTGCGACTGCGATCAAGTTGATTTAAATACAGCCATTAAGGCTCAAAACAATGATTACAGCCTGAGTTATTTTCCCCATCAATTACCTACCTTTGCTCTACCACCAAAAGACTTAAATTGTCTAAATATTATTCATGGATCTTGTCGTAAACCCCACGGTGGCGGTAGAGATACCCTGTCCTGTTTAGATAACTTAATTCAAGATTCAGCACCCATAGCCGATAAAAGACCACACCAGCTATTTTTAACAGGAGATCAAATATACGGTGATGATGTAGCGAATCCAATGCTGTGGCTTACCCAAGGAGTAAACAAGCTATTGTTTGGTTGGTCAGAAGAGCTACCGCTACAAGAAGGAACAATGTTAGCTGATGAATTTCCCCCAAGCAAGCGCTCGGCAATTTCTCGTATCGAGGGGGGGATGACAGCAATGTTGTCTGGCAAATCAGAAAAAGCCAAAAGCCATCTCTTTAGTTTTGGAGAATACGCTGCTGCTTACTTATTAGCATGGTCTCCAGTTTTTATGCCCGATCATCTTCCTCTAGGGGAAAGTCTTTTGCTAGACCGCCAGCAAGCCAAAGTCTGGAATCAAGAAATTAAAGACACAGAAAGCTTTATTGAGGATCTAGCCTCAGTGAGGCGGGCTTTAGCTAATGTTCCGGTATATACTATTTGCGACGATCATGATGTAAGCGATGATTGGTATCTGAATCGTGAATGGTGCGATCGCGTTTTGGGCAAACCTTTAGGCAAAAGAATTGTACAAAATGCCTTGCTGGCATATGCTATTTTTCAGGCTTGGGGTAATACACCACAATATTTTGCACCAGGCACAGGGGGAGAAAAATTACTGCAACTAGCTTCTCGATGGTTGCAATCGGCAGGTCAAGATATGTCTGCAAAGATAGAGTGCGATCGTTATTTAGGTATTCCTGAAAACGACGAGACAACTGGATTACCTCAAATGCAACCAGACGAAGACGTAGTGATTCTCTCGCGGAAGAAGGAAACTATTCCTTGGCATTATACGGTTTACGGCAGTAGTCACGAAGTAATTGTTCTTGATACTCGTACTTGGCGTGGTTATGACCCAGATCCAGATAAAAAACTGGAACCACCGATGCTGTTATCGCACCATGCCTTTGAACAGCAGCTGCTGATTCCTTTAGAGACTCAACCTCCACACATCCAAGCAACCATCGTTGTTTTGCCGACTAATTTAGTAGCATTAGGCATTATCGATCACATCCAGCAGTTTGAATTGAGCCGCAACCGAGTTTTTAGTAACGATGTCGGAGATTCCTGGAATTTTCATCAAGAAGCATTTACCATTTTGTTACTTAATCTTTGCCAACAACGCGATCGCGTTGTTATTTTGTCAGGCGATATTCATTATAGTTGTGCTGTGCGTATAGTTCATTGGGATAATAATTCCCTCGAAACTACTGTTTTGGTTCAGCTAACTTCTAGCGCCATTAAAAACTCAGAACTAGCAACTCGTTTAATACATACTAAGCTAAAATCTCTGTTACCAGAAACAACCGAACGCTGGTTAGGATGGAATCAACCTCTCAAATTAGTTAAACTACTTCAACCTAGCTGGTGGCGAACTAAACAGTCCTTAAATAATCAAAGCCCACCTCCAGACTGGCAATATCGAATTGAATGGTTCAAACGGCAACCCTCCCAGTCGTTGCCTTGGAAACAAACTTCTTTAAAAACTCAAAAGTCTAATCCTTGGCATAAGTTAATTACTCAGATCATCTCGTGGGTGTGGCGTAATCGCTGGGTTCAGGAGGGGAGAGAAGTAGTCGGCAGAAATAATCTGAGCTTAGTCAAATTTCGCTGGTCAAGAACCAAGACCGTAGTTCAAGAAACCTATTGGCATCCTCCTTGGAATGATCGAGGTACAGTTAAAAGTAGCTACGAAATTCCTTTGGAATCTGATTAG